A stretch of Cupriavidus necator DNA encodes these proteins:
- the tssH gene encoding type VI secretion system ATPase TssH — protein MDISRQALFGRLNLTLFKAIESATAFCKLRGNPYVELVHWLHQLLQAPDGDLQRMLRHAGADLSVLEADLTRALAALPAGATSISDFSFQLESAIERAWVYATLAFSDDHVRGAYLLAALLKTPELRRTVLGISSQFAKVRPDDLVEMAPALIAQSPESREAAYDGSGLAPATPGEASGATAPASAGKPALGRYCRDLTEEARAGRLDPVIGREHEIRTMTDILLRRRQNNPLLTGEAGVGKTAVIEGLAQAIAAGEVPPSLKDIRLLSLDVGALLAGASMKGEFEARLKGVLEEAAKSPTPVILFVDEVHTLVGAGGQAGTGDAANLLKPALARGTLRTIGATTWSEYKRHIEKDPALTRRFQVLQVMEPDEARAVAMVRGLVRTFEAHHQVLIRDEGVRAAVRLSHRFIPSRQLPDKAISLLDTACARVALSLHAPPAEVEHLRHELAAADAECALLAREAGFGRPDAARIALARARREQFEADLALASARWDRVRGLATDLVARRYALVQSASDESTVAAPARRTLDELEGHLHAAQADAPLVYTEVDERVVAAIVADWTGIPVGRMVADEVATVMQLPQTLGERVIGQGHALTQLGERVTTARAQLTDPNKPVGVFLLAGPSGVGKTETALALADALYGGEQNLITINLSEFQEPHTVSTLKGAPPGYVGYGEGGVLTEAVRRRPYSVVLLDEVEKAHADIHEVFYQVFDKGYMEDGEGRHIDFRNTILLLTSNAGSDLLANLCEDPALMPEPAALRDALMPELRKVFPAAFLGRLVVVPYLPLAAENLGRIVRLHLDRVAVRMQHQHGIVLTYDDPVVEFIVARCPVGETGARQLIGFIEQVIQPQLARLWLLALSEKRELAVIAIRVADSAPAGLAYHTEYRVGHDAVVPECPEAGSA, from the coding sequence ATGGATATTTCGCGTCAGGCTTTATTTGGCCGACTCAATCTCACGCTATTCAAGGCGATCGAAAGCGCGACGGCCTTTTGCAAGCTCCGCGGCAACCCGTACGTGGAGCTTGTGCATTGGCTCCACCAACTGCTGCAAGCCCCGGATGGCGACCTGCAGCGGATGCTGCGCCATGCCGGCGCCGACCTGTCCGTGCTTGAAGCCGACCTGACCCGCGCGCTGGCCGCGTTGCCTGCCGGCGCCACCTCGATCAGTGACTTTTCGTTCCAGCTTGAGTCGGCGATCGAGCGAGCGTGGGTCTATGCGACGCTTGCTTTTTCCGATGACCACGTGCGCGGCGCTTATCTGCTCGCTGCGCTGCTCAAGACGCCGGAGTTGCGCCGTACGGTGCTGGGCATCTCAAGCCAGTTCGCGAAGGTGCGGCCCGATGACCTGGTGGAAATGGCACCGGCGCTCATCGCGCAATCGCCTGAGAGCCGTGAAGCGGCTTATGACGGCAGTGGCCTGGCGCCGGCCACACCGGGTGAAGCCAGTGGCGCGACGGCACCTGCCAGTGCCGGCAAGCCCGCCCTGGGCAGGTACTGCCGCGACCTGACCGAGGAGGCACGCGCGGGCCGGCTGGATCCGGTGATCGGTCGCGAGCATGAGATCCGCACCATGACGGACATCCTGCTGCGCCGCCGTCAGAACAATCCGCTCCTGACCGGAGAGGCGGGTGTCGGCAAGACCGCCGTCATCGAGGGGCTGGCACAGGCCATTGCCGCGGGTGAGGTGCCGCCCAGCCTGAAGGACATCAGGCTGCTGAGCCTCGACGTGGGTGCGCTGCTAGCGGGCGCCAGCATGAAAGGCGAGTTCGAAGCGCGGTTGAAGGGCGTGCTTGAGGAAGCTGCCAAATCCCCGACGCCCGTGATCCTGTTCGTCGATGAGGTCCACACACTGGTTGGCGCCGGTGGCCAGGCCGGCACCGGCGATGCCGCGAACCTGCTCAAGCCGGCGCTGGCGCGTGGGACACTGCGCACGATCGGCGCCACCACCTGGAGCGAATACAAGCGCCACATCGAGAAGGACCCGGCGCTCACCCGCCGCTTCCAGGTCCTGCAGGTCATGGAACCGGACGAAGCCAGGGCGGTTGCCATGGTGCGGGGTCTGGTCCGGACGTTCGAGGCGCATCACCAGGTACTGATCCGCGACGAGGGGGTGCGCGCCGCCGTCAGGCTATCGCATCGCTTTATCCCGTCGCGGCAGTTGCCCGACAAGGCGATCAGCCTGCTCGACACCGCTTGTGCGCGCGTAGCCCTGTCATTGCATGCGCCCCCGGCAGAAGTCGAACATCTGCGCCACGAACTCGCCGCGGCCGACGCCGAGTGCGCACTATTGGCCCGGGAAGCCGGCTTTGGCCGGCCGGACGCTGCGCGGATTGCGCTCGCACGGGCTCGGCGCGAGCAGTTCGAAGCCGACCTGGCTTTGGCCTCGGCGCGCTGGGACCGGGTGCGCGGTCTGGCGACCGACCTGGTCGCCCGCCGATACGCACTGGTGCAGTCCGCGTCGGATGAATCGACTGTGGCCGCGCCGGCGCGACGAACCCTGGATGAGCTCGAGGGCCATCTTCATGCCGCGCAAGCGGATGCGCCGCTTGTGTACACGGAAGTGGATGAACGCGTGGTCGCCGCAATCGTCGCCGACTGGACCGGTATCCCGGTTGGGCGCATGGTCGCGGACGAGGTGGCAACCGTGATGCAGCTGCCGCAGACACTTGGCGAACGCGTGATCGGGCAAGGCCATGCGCTAACCCAGCTCGGGGAGCGCGTCACGACCGCCCGTGCACAACTGACTGACCCCAACAAGCCGGTCGGAGTCTTCCTGCTGGCAGGCCCGTCGGGCGTTGGCAAGACCGAGACTGCGCTGGCGTTGGCCGACGCCCTGTACGGCGGTGAGCAAAACCTCATCACCATCAACCTCTCGGAATTCCAGGAGCCGCATACCGTCTCGACGCTCAAGGGCGCGCCGCCGGGTTATGTCGGCTACGGCGAAGGGGGCGTACTGACCGAAGCGGTGCGCCGCCGGCCCTACAGCGTGGTGTTGCTCGACGAGGTCGAGAAGGCCCATGCCGATATCCACGAAGTCTTCTACCAGGTCTTCGACAAGGGCTACATGGAGGATGGCGAGGGGCGCCATATCGACTTCAGGAACACCATCCTGCTGCTCACCAGCAATGCCGGCTCCGATCTGCTGGCGAATCTCTGTGAAGACCCGGCGCTGATGCCGGAGCCCGCTGCACTGCGCGACGCGCTGATGCCCGAGCTGCGCAAGGTGTTCCCGGCGGCGTTCCTCGGGCGGCTGGTAGTCGTGCCATATCTGCCGCTGGCGGCTGAAAACCTGGGCCGCATCGTGCGCCTGCATCTCGATCGCGTGGCGGTGCGCATGCAGCATCAGCACGGCATTGTGCTGACTTACGACGACCCGGTGGTCGAGTTCATCGTGGCGCGCTGTCCGGTCGGCGAGACCGGCGCCCGGCAGCTGATCGGCTTCATTGAGCAGGTCATCCAGCCGCAACTGGCGCGCCTGTGGCTGTTGGCCCTGTCCGAGAAGCGCGAGCTCGCCGTGATCGCGATCCGCGTCGCCGACAGCGCGCCTGCCGGGCTCGCCTACCACACCGAATACCGCGTTGGCCACGATGCCGTTGTGCCGGAGTGTCCCGAGGCCGGCTCGGCTTGA
- a CDS encoding TagK domain-containing protein, translating to MSDWQNRTAEIHAVNARLDGDSNAPWPWDALGGTQPDGADPFSLVKPAGGAGTTAAAGPEPADVLDQLKREAEAALRDPNYVSAHASSNAASTAPIPAEGEPKPLQTLAREANHADSLMDMLDTAGHIDSLIGSRESLEEHELFSTPAAPDVLWLFAGDIAPTRRRDVTALLTRREHHLVSMDSAYRPAPALPPDPGHDA from the coding sequence ATGAGCGACTGGCAGAACCGCACTGCGGAAATCCACGCCGTCAACGCCAGACTCGATGGCGACAGCAATGCGCCCTGGCCTTGGGATGCGCTCGGCGGGACGCAGCCAGACGGTGCCGATCCGTTCTCGCTGGTGAAGCCAGCCGGTGGTGCGGGGACAACGGCGGCGGCTGGCCCTGAGCCGGCCGACGTGCTCGATCAGCTCAAACGCGAGGCCGAGGCGGCGCTAAGGGACCCGAACTACGTCAGTGCACATGCCAGCTCCAACGCAGCGTCGACAGCTCCGATCCCGGCGGAGGGCGAACCGAAGCCGCTGCAAACGCTCGCGCGCGAAGCGAACCATGCCGATAGCTTGATGGACATGCTGGACACGGCAGGCCATATTGATTCGCTGATCGGCTCCCGGGAATCCCTGGAAGAGCACGAACTCTTTTCAACCCCGGCTGCGCCGGACGTGCTGTGGCTGTTCGCTGGCGACATTGCGCCCACGCGGCGCCGCGATGTCACGGCCCTGCTTACCCGTCGCGAACACCATCTGGTGTCGATGGACAGCGCCTACCGTCCCGCGCCGGCGCTGCCGCCTGATCCTGGCCATGACGCTTGA